A genome region from Alkalimarinus coralli includes the following:
- a CDS encoding flagellin N-terminal helical domain-containing protein, protein MPQIINTNIASINAQRNLNNSQGDYNTSLQRLSSGLRINSAKDDAAGLAISTRFTSQTRGLDVAIRNAGDGVSLSQTAEGALGAMTDNLLRIRDLSLQSANATNSAVDREALNTEVQQLKDEIQRIAEQTNFNGTKLLDGTFEDVTFQIGANEGESLTFGIAQTTTDVLGTAKTDGITSNSEVIPTITGTAHALAAGDLVINGIAVPASTGVDDSFSNVDNEKSAIAKAAAINKVSEQTGIEAIVNETSISGTTGFTSADRAGTLQINGIDIAVSTAAGLSVSVNLENVAAAINEKSGQTGVVATFNGNPTTGISLTAADGRNISITGDGTVNSSAYGLPASLGTGATTDATNSNTYLGTYTLVSSAGKEMSLDTNADIGNAGLQVGTFSGNNSGAISETQPSNALATGDLVINGVPVGPSLSSFDTASSVGNDYSAISKAGAINEVADRTGVTAEVNAAILNADAAIAGVGSAITGSFQLNGVQVNLSWAAADSAADVQGSIVDAVNNKSGQSGIRAEAFGNSYRLIADDGRNVVASNFTGLTAANIGLTTNQTANGSVTLLSAGKIELSSLTGAIATNSGFEVGSFGSAEDGQLIQDIDISTVDGAIAALNAVDNALDQINFTRADLGAIQNRFESTIDSQAITAENLTTANSRIRDADFAAETAELSRSQVLQSAGLSVLSQANAAPQQVLQLLQG, encoded by the coding sequence ATGCCTCAAATCATCAATACCAATATTGCGTCTATCAACGCGCAGCGAAACCTGAATAACTCTCAGGGTGACTACAATACATCACTTCAACGTCTGTCTTCTGGCTTACGCATTAACAGCGCTAAAGACGATGCGGCGGGGTTGGCAATATCGACTCGTTTTACCTCTCAAACCAGAGGGCTAGATGTTGCCATAAGAAACGCGGGCGACGGTGTTTCGCTTTCACAAACAGCAGAAGGCGCTTTGGGCGCAATGACAGATAACTTGCTAAGAATTCGAGACCTGTCACTTCAGTCTGCCAACGCAACCAATAGTGCAGTTGACCGAGAAGCGCTTAATACCGAAGTTCAGCAGCTAAAAGATGAAATTCAGCGTATTGCTGAACAGACTAACTTTAACGGCACCAAGCTGTTAGATGGCACCTTTGAAGATGTGACCTTTCAAATTGGCGCAAACGAAGGCGAAAGTCTTACCTTTGGCATCGCTCAAACAACTACTGACGTTTTGGGCACCGCCAAAACAGACGGCATTACCTCAAACTCTGAAGTAATACCGACCATAACAGGCACAGCCCACGCTCTCGCAGCGGGAGACTTAGTGATCAACGGCATCGCAGTGCCAGCATCAACCGGTGTAGATGACAGCTTTTCTAATGTTGATAACGAGAAGAGTGCCATCGCTAAAGCCGCTGCAATAAACAAAGTCAGTGAACAAACCGGCATTGAGGCGATCGTTAACGAAACCTCCATCAGCGGCACAACAGGTTTCACCAGCGCTGACCGTGCAGGCACGCTTCAAATAAACGGAATCGATATTGCCGTATCAACTGCTGCGGGGCTTTCAGTCAGTGTAAACCTCGAAAACGTTGCTGCCGCCATCAATGAAAAGTCTGGCCAAACTGGCGTTGTGGCGACCTTTAATGGCAACCCAACAACAGGAATATCGTTAACTGCAGCGGACGGAAGAAACATTTCAATAACCGGTGACGGAACAGTCAACTCTAGCGCTTATGGTTTGCCTGCCAGTTTGGGCACAGGTGCAACAACAGATGCAACAAACTCAAACACCTACTTGGGTACTTACACGCTCGTCTCTTCTGCGGGTAAAGAGATGTCTCTGGATACCAACGCCGACATAGGGAACGCAGGGCTTCAGGTTGGCACGTTTAGTGGCAACAATAGTGGTGCTATTAGTGAAACCCAGCCATCCAATGCACTGGCCACTGGAGACTTAGTCATCAACGGCGTGCCAGTAGGCCCGAGCCTGAGCTCTTTCGACACGGCCTCAAGCGTCGGGAATGACTATAGCGCCATCTCTAAGGCTGGCGCGATCAATGAGGTTGCTGATCGAACAGGCGTAACGGCAGAGGTTAATGCAGCAATTCTCAATGCTGACGCAGCCATTGCAGGCGTTGGTTCTGCAATAACAGGGTCATTCCAGCTGAACGGTGTACAAGTTAACCTGTCATGGGCGGCTGCTGATTCAGCGGCTGATGTTCAAGGCTCGATCGTTGACGCGGTAAACAACAAGTCAGGCCAGTCTGGCATTCGTGCAGAAGCCTTTGGAAATAGCTATAGACTCATTGCCGATGATGGGCGAAATGTCGTGGCAAGTAATTTCACCGGCCTTACCGCTGCCAACATTGGTTTAACCACTAACCAAACCGCAAACGGGTCAGTTACTTTGCTTTCGGCAGGTAAAATTGAGTTATCGTCCCTAACCGGTGCTATCGCGACCAATTCAGGCTTTGAAGTAGGCTCTTTTGGTTCGGCCGAAGATGGGCAGTTGATACAAGATATCGATATATCCACTGTTGATGGAGCGATAGCCGCGCTTAACGCGGTTGATAATGCACTCGATCAAATCAACTTTACCCGTGCGGATCTGGGTGCGATTCAGAACCGATTTGAATCTACCATCGATAGCCAAGCGATTACTGCCGAGAACCTAACCACAGCTAACTCGCGAATCAGGGATGCAGATTTTGCAGCGGAAACCGCTGAGCTATCTCGTTCACAGGTTCTTCAGTCAGCTGGTTTGTCAGTTCTTTCTCAGGCAAATGCCGCCCCGCAGCAGGTACTGCAGCTGCTTCAGGGGTAA
- a CDS encoding tetratricopeptide repeat protein, whose translation MNSTTPNLQPSVNELSQGERADTARLLIHANDLYQIANNVATPASERQSSLNSAFELVTQVISYDPSNTPAMNLLGRIELDRGNILSAKALFNTCIDRAPENTQYLTNTGYLYLVADEPEKALELFNASLSIDKSYVNAFLGIARAQQALRHFDIAYLHYRTLVNYGHNNKTILQGMLSCCEHIKIERYEAALENDLLNLFEQDDLPHERLSHFAAALINKKYDLENPNAPIDLISVASDPLILHALLKCNLPNPFVEEFVTLLRQSILFEAVETRHLRDELQQLTVAIGVYAERSNYALIVDEVETTHAQHFDQILTKTLQSHWCIDDVAGALIVVGMYQAFFSQSYAVNLTALSLSEWPIALAPLMASSLYRRAERESFKQQFPEKQDELLIAKEDLPAPFPRWNNLALFNEQSLKKDLIQSFDLSAESLPEKLLLLVAGTDAAQKAFEYARYFTDVDVLAVENSLENLAESHLKAQEEQLTNIAFWPPSLAKRFLQDGNEIHFASISGDSKVLDSTFIKLIQSSLSKNGILNIKLETSPDSATSDIQALVKKQALRATSANIRALRATILADKYSDYWASLINDDYFYSVDGCRQSWFSNNAQQAVLDSVIDLLGTPDWTLSKVLNHHSKAVATALAKKHLVKFAEGQNIENEYSVYLVKG comes from the coding sequence ATGAATTCAACGACACCTAATCTTCAGCCATCAGTAAATGAACTTTCACAAGGTGAGCGTGCAGATACCGCTCGCTTGCTTATCCATGCAAACGATCTTTACCAGATCGCCAATAATGTAGCGACACCGGCTTCAGAAAGGCAGTCTTCACTGAACAGTGCATTTGAATTGGTGACACAAGTCATTAGTTATGATCCGTCTAACACCCCTGCCATGAACTTGCTGGGGCGTATTGAGCTGGATCGAGGCAATATCCTATCGGCCAAAGCCCTTTTTAATACCTGTATTGATCGCGCCCCTGAAAATACGCAATATTTAACCAATACCGGCTACCTGTATCTTGTAGCAGACGAACCTGAAAAGGCGCTAGAGCTTTTTAACGCATCACTGTCAATTGACAAAAGCTATGTTAACGCCTTTTTGGGCATAGCTCGCGCTCAACAAGCGTTACGTCATTTTGATATTGCTTATCTACACTACCGAACCCTTGTAAACTATGGCCACAATAATAAAACAATCTTGCAGGGCATGCTCAGTTGCTGTGAACACATCAAGATTGAACGGTATGAGGCCGCACTGGAAAACGATCTGCTCAATTTGTTTGAACAGGATGACTTGCCTCATGAGCGTTTAAGCCATTTTGCAGCGGCACTTATTAATAAAAAGTACGATCTTGAAAACCCCAATGCACCGATTGATTTAATATCGGTCGCTAGCGACCCTCTCATTTTGCATGCATTGTTAAAATGTAATCTGCCCAACCCGTTTGTTGAGGAGTTTGTTACCCTGCTTCGGCAAAGCATTCTGTTTGAAGCAGTGGAAACACGCCACCTTCGAGATGAACTTCAGCAGCTCACGGTAGCCATTGGCGTTTATGCAGAACGAAGCAACTATGCGCTTATTGTTGACGAAGTAGAAACGACTCACGCCCAACATTTCGACCAGATTTTAACTAAAACGCTTCAGAGCCACTGGTGCATTGATGATGTTGCCGGTGCATTGATTGTCGTGGGCATGTATCAAGCCTTCTTTTCACAAAGTTATGCAGTCAACCTAACTGCATTATCGTTATCAGAGTGGCCCATAGCACTCGCTCCACTCATGGCTTCATCGCTCTACAGGCGCGCTGAACGGGAGTCTTTTAAGCAGCAGTTTCCGGAAAAACAGGATGAGCTTTTAATAGCAAAAGAGGATTTGCCCGCACCATTTCCCCGCTGGAATAACCTTGCATTGTTTAATGAGCAATCATTAAAAAAAGATTTGATTCAGAGCTTTGACCTGTCTGCCGAAAGCCTGCCAGAGAAGCTATTGCTTTTGGTTGCGGGCACCGACGCAGCTCAGAAGGCGTTCGAGTACGCCCGATACTTTACTGATGTTGATGTACTTGCTGTAGAAAACAGCCTTGAGAATCTCGCGGAAAGTCACTTAAAAGCACAAGAAGAGCAGCTAACGAATATTGCATTTTGGCCTCCATCATTAGCAAAACGGTTCCTGCAAGACGGCAATGAAATTCACTTTGCTTCCATTAGTGGCGATTCTAAGGTGCTCGATAGTACCTTTATTAAACTCATTCAAAGTAGCTTAAGTAAAAATGGCATATTGAATATTAAGCTAGAAACATCGCCAGATAGTGCGACAAGCGATATCCAGGCACTCGTCAAAAAACAGGCATTAAGAGCCACATCAGCCAATATACGAGCACTTAGGGCTACCATACTGGCTGACAAATACAGTGATTACTGGGCCAGCTTAATCAATGATGATTACTTCTACTCTGTAGATGGGTGTCGTCAATCATGGTTCAGCAACAATGCACAACAAGCCGTGCTTGATTCGGTAATCGATCTGTTGGGAACCCCTGACTGGACACTATCCAAAGTACTCAACCACCATAGCAAAGCGGTGGCCACCGCTTTAGCCAAAAAGCATTTGGTTAAGTTTGCAGAAGGGCAAAATATAGAAAATGAATACTCGGTTTATTTAGTTAAGGGGTAA
- a CDS encoding helix-turn-helix domain-containing protein, protein MKRNLFEELSEGFQSLKDDREGKTTLKQHLVMATETPEVTSEELISLRERLHLSQAVFADFLRINKRTLENWEQGRVKPNSQAALLIKMVEKYPDTIQRLGTI, encoded by the coding sequence ATGAAACGTAATTTATTCGAAGAATTAAGTGAAGGGTTCCAGTCTTTAAAGGATGATAGAGAAGGGAAAACTACCCTAAAACAGCACTTGGTGATGGCGACAGAAACGCCTGAGGTGACTAGCGAGGAGCTAATCAGTTTAAGGGAAAGGTTGCACTTATCACAGGCTGTTTTTGCTGATTTTTTAAGAATCAATAAAAGAACATTAGAAAATTGGGAGCAAGGCCGAGTTAAACCAAACTCACAGGCAGCTCTGCTTATCAAAATGGTTGAAAAATACCCAGACACCATTCAACGGTTAGGTACTATCTGA
- a CDS encoding WbqC family protein, whose product MQPYFLPYIGYWQLLNKVDKFIVYDNIQYTKKGWINRNRFLKNGKDALFTIPLKKDSDTLNISDRTIASTYDKDKLTSQFRNTYLRAPYFEDAFPVIEEVIHYNAENLFDYILNSIKKICSYLKIDDSKITASSSIPIDHTLKSEEKVLALCHAMEAKEYYNPIGGVALYDKVHFSNQNIDLKFLKALPIEYKQHNNEFVPWLSIVDIMMFSNLSSIQEMLTHFTLE is encoded by the coding sequence ATGCAACCTTATTTTCTGCCCTACATCGGATATTGGCAATTGCTAAATAAGGTGGACAAATTTATAGTTTACGACAATATTCAATATACAAAAAAAGGGTGGATCAACAGAAACAGATTCTTGAAAAACGGGAAAGATGCACTTTTTACCATTCCTTTAAAAAAAGACTCGGACACTCTAAATATCAGTGACCGAACGATAGCAAGTACTTATGATAAAGATAAACTCACTAGTCAGTTTAGAAACACTTACCTAAGAGCCCCTTATTTTGAAGATGCCTTTCCAGTAATTGAAGAGGTTATTCACTATAATGCCGAAAACCTATTTGACTATATATTAAACTCTATCAAAAAAATTTGTTCATACTTAAAAATAGACGACTCAAAAATAACGGCATCTTCAAGTATTCCCATCGACCACACACTGAAATCTGAAGAAAAAGTCCTGGCGCTTTGCCATGCAATGGAAGCTAAGGAGTACTACAATCCGATAGGAGGGGTCGCACTGTACGATAAAGTTCATTTTTCAAACCAAAATATTGACTTGAAGTTTTTGAAGGCACTACCTATCGAATACAAGCAACATAATAACGAATTCGTTCCCTGGCTTTCTATCGTTGATATTATGATGTTTAGCAACTTGAGCTCAATTCAAGAAATGCTCACACACTTCACTCTTGAGTAA
- a CDS encoding GNAT family N-acetyltransferase — MNIRGKKIILRAIEEEDLALLHCWANNPETQDIMGGIHFPSSMEFHKSWFKSLANDQLNQRLAIDTPDIGLIGISSIINIDWRNNRAWHGVMLGDADIRGKGYGIDAVMATMRYAFDELHFERLDGSMIEYNTASHTFYCDKLGWKEEGRRRNWYFRKGRYWDQVLVGITRADYQELLERNRYWD, encoded by the coding sequence ATGAATATAAGAGGGAAAAAAATTATTTTAAGAGCCATTGAAGAAGAGGATTTGGCTCTACTTCACTGTTGGGCAAATAACCCTGAAACTCAAGACATAATGGGGGGGATTCACTTTCCAAGTTCCATGGAGTTCCACAAGTCTTGGTTTAAAAGTTTAGCAAATGATCAGCTTAATCAGCGGTTGGCTATCGACACACCGGACATTGGTCTTATTGGTATATCCAGCATCATTAACATCGATTGGAGGAATAACAGGGCTTGGCATGGAGTAATGTTGGGGGATGCGGATATCAGAGGTAAAGGGTATGGAATTGATGCTGTTATGGCGACAATGAGATATGCATTTGATGAGCTGCACTTTGAAAGGCTCGATGGTTCAATGATTGAGTACAATACGGCTTCGCATACATTTTACTGTGACAAGTTGGGCTGGAAAGAAGAAGGAAGAAGACGAAATTGGTATTTTAGAAAAGGACGTTACTGGGATCAGGTTTTAGTTGGTATCACACGAGCGGATTACCAGGAATTGTTGGAGCGCAATCGTTATTGGGATTAA
- a CDS encoding flagellin N-terminal helical domain-containing protein has protein sequence MPQIINTNINSLTAQRNLNNAQSDNAQALNRLSSGLRINSSKDDAAGLAISTRFESQISGLNVATRNAGDGVSLAQTAEGGLDSITTNLSRLRELAVQSANATNTDVDREALNAEAKQIIDEIGRISDQTNFNGVKLLNGDFQAQTFQVGANVGETIDVNIAEVTTSTLGSAETAGITSNISKAALTVGVAAETTALVAGDLNINGVAVGASSAAADTTSSSKQASSAIAKAAAINAVSDQTGVTATAAENTVEGTSITADMTAAAGNVSINGVTIDIQVGAATAGEGVRNELGKVADALNAKSDATGVTASVVTTDDGFRIDLSAADGRNIELGQATVTTAALGMAAGGAAGAEEVYTGNVTLTSADGSDIKITSTTGDIDNAGFEEGSFSGVNGGVVGDADTVASGRVALVSGDLTINGATVGQSFASDDTASTANSDASAISVAAAINRISDTTGVTAEAGENTIYSGDITVTTAGQIGINGVTIDIAAGSDVATKVTNAIDAINAKSGQTGVRAEVLDGDSYKLVAEDGRNIELTGGGAANDEGFVDSVNVASVVLKSAGSFTLGTETGDIENVGLNVGTYGGSESGTLLKDVDISTVAGANAAIQAVDNALTQVNTERANLGAIQNRFDNTISSNQINSENLSAANSRIKDADFAAETAALSRSSVLQQAGISILAQANAGPQQVLSLLG, from the coding sequence ATGCCACAAATTATAAATACCAATATTAACTCGCTAACCGCACAACGTAATCTGAACAATGCTCAGTCAGATAATGCACAAGCATTGAATCGTTTGTCTTCAGGTTTACGTATCAACAGTTCAAAAGATGATGCGGCAGGTTTGGCTATATCAACTCGTTTTGAATCACAGATTAGTGGTTTGAATGTTGCAACACGAAACGCAGGTGATGGTGTATCGCTGGCGCAAACTGCTGAAGGTGGTTTGGACTCGATTACCACTAACTTATCTCGTTTACGTGAGCTGGCGGTACAGTCTGCTAACGCAACCAACACTGATGTTGACCGTGAAGCCCTAAACGCCGAAGCAAAACAGATTATTGATGAGATTGGCCGTATCTCTGATCAGACTAACTTTAACGGCGTTAAGCTGCTAAATGGTGACTTCCAGGCCCAAACCTTCCAGGTGGGTGCAAACGTGGGTGAAACCATTGATGTAAACATTGCGGAAGTAACTACATCTACATTAGGTAGTGCCGAAACAGCAGGTATAACATCAAATATCAGTAAGGCTGCTTTAACTGTAGGTGTTGCGGCAGAAACAACTGCTCTGGTTGCTGGTGATTTGAACATTAACGGAGTGGCAGTTGGAGCATCATCTGCGGCAGCTGATACTACTTCATCTTCTAAGCAGGCATCTAGTGCAATTGCTAAGGCTGCTGCTATTAATGCGGTAAGTGACCAAACTGGCGTTACTGCTACAGCAGCGGAGAATACTGTTGAAGGTACCTCTATCACTGCGGATATGACGGCTGCTGCCGGAAATGTCTCTATTAACGGCGTGACCATCGATATTCAGGTTGGGGCCGCTACTGCAGGAGAAGGCGTGCGCAATGAGCTGGGTAAAGTGGCCGATGCCTTGAATGCTAAATCCGATGCAACAGGTGTAACTGCGTCCGTAGTTACTACTGATGACGGCTTCCGAATCGATTTAAGTGCAGCAGATGGAAGAAACATTGAGCTTGGTCAGGCGACTGTAACTACCGCTGCTCTTGGTATGGCTGCCGGTGGTGCTGCTGGCGCTGAAGAGGTCTATACGGGAAATGTCACACTTACGAGTGCTGATGGGTCAGATATAAAAATTACCTCTACAACGGGTGATATAGATAATGCTGGTTTTGAAGAGGGAAGTTTCAGTGGAGTAAATGGTGGTGTCGTTGGTGATGCGGATACGGTAGCAAGTGGCCGTGTTGCATTGGTTTCTGGTGATTTAACAATTAATGGAGCGACTGTAGGTCAGTCTTTTGCGTCAGATGATACTGCATCGACCGCAAATTCAGATGCGAGTGCTATCTCGGTAGCTGCAGCGATAAACCGGATTTCTGATACCACAGGAGTTACTGCTGAAGCTGGCGAGAATACAATTTATTCTGGCGACATTACTGTAACCACAGCTGGGCAGATAGGTATTAATGGCGTCACTATTGATATTGCTGCTGGTTCAGATGTGGCGACTAAGGTAACTAACGCTATTGATGCTATCAATGCGAAGTCTGGCCAGACTGGTGTGAGAGCTGAGGTGTTGGATGGTGACAGCTATAAGTTAGTAGCTGAAGATGGACGTAATATAGAGCTTACCGGTGGTGGTGCTGCTAACGATGAAGGTTTTGTTGATAGTGTAAATGTCGCAAGTGTGGTGCTTAAATCAGCAGGCTCATTTACCTTAGGTACAGAAACTGGAGATATTGAAAATGTTGGCCTAAATGTCGGCACTTACGGTGGCTCTGAGTCTGGTACGTTGCTGAAAGATGTTGATATCAGTACGGTTGCTGGTGCGAATGCTGCTATCCAGGCAGTGGATAACGCGCTAACACAGGTTAACACCGAGCGTGCAAACTTGGGTGCGATCCAAAACCGCTTTGATAACACGATCTCATCAAACCAGATCAACTCTGAGAACTTGTCAGCTGCAAATTCTCGAATCAAGGATGCTGACTTTGCTGCAGAAACCGCTGCACTGTCCAGATCTTCGGTTCTACAGCAGGCGGGTATTTCAATCTTAGCCCAGGCTAATGCTGGTCCACAGCAGGTGCTATCACTACTGGGATAA
- a CDS encoding DegT/DnrJ/EryC1/StrS family aminotransferase, producing MISYLVPDMPTTESLVPYLKEIENNRWYSNFGPLYFELRQRFADKCLNRTDPDRLTLVSSGTSAIELALRNLKLPKRAKVLTSSFTFPATVQAILNAELTPVIADIHEKNWQLTPTMAERSMLLHDIQAVVPVAAFGMPVSNEAWQRFNEKTNLPIVVDAAAALLNQEVNDTFTYTFSLHATKPIGVGEGGLIVSPKKSDSIAIRRMANFGFEANRSILHAGTNAKISEYHCAVGLAQLDRLEKIKLQRSKIMEKYIELISKEKLPVTFQQCSEEYVPASLYVLFDQADAGELFEGLLAHKIETRRLYWPLIQGFPAFNEQVLHAGIDFKTAQHVSCNGLALPFHNLLETTDIEQTVCKLSELLFKQVLSN from the coding sequence ATGATTTCTTATTTGGTTCCAGATATGCCTACTACAGAGAGCCTGGTTCCCTATCTCAAGGAAATCGAGAATAATCGCTGGTACTCAAATTTTGGCCCACTTTATTTTGAATTGAGGCAACGTTTTGCCGATAAATGTCTCAATAGAACCGACCCGGATCGCCTCACATTGGTATCTTCCGGCACATCAGCAATAGAACTTGCCCTGAGAAATCTAAAGCTTCCCAAAAGAGCCAAAGTTCTAACCAGCAGCTTTACTTTCCCAGCGACCGTGCAAGCTATTCTGAATGCAGAGCTAACACCCGTTATTGCAGATATACACGAAAAAAACTGGCAACTAACGCCGACAATGGCCGAAAGAAGCATGCTGCTTCATGATATCCAAGCGGTAGTACCTGTAGCCGCATTTGGTATGCCTGTCTCAAATGAAGCATGGCAACGCTTTAACGAAAAAACCAACCTCCCCATTGTCGTTGATGCCGCCGCCGCACTACTCAACCAAGAAGTAAACGATACGTTCACTTATACCTTTAGCCTTCATGCAACCAAACCAATTGGCGTTGGCGAGGGTGGATTAATAGTTAGCCCAAAAAAAAGTGACTCCATCGCGATCAGAAGAATGGCAAACTTCGGATTTGAAGCCAATCGCTCGATACTTCATGCTGGAACAAATGCGAAAATAAGCGAGTATCATTGTGCGGTTGGATTAGCACAACTTGATCGCCTTGAGAAGATTAAGCTGCAGCGCTCTAAGATAATGGAAAAATATATTGAGTTGATTTCAAAAGAAAAACTACCCGTTACGTTTCAGCAGTGCAGTGAAGAATACGTTCCAGCATCATTATATGTCTTATTTGATCAAGCCGATGCTGGAGAGCTGTTTGAGGGGCTTCTCGCTCATAAGATAGAGACGCGGAGACTTTACTGGCCCTTAATACAAGGGTTTCCCGCGTTTAACGAACAGGTTTTGCATGCAGGTATCGATTTCAAGACCGCACAGCACGTATCATGCAACGGGCTGGCTCTTCCTTTTCATAATTTACTTGAGACTACCGATATAGAGCAAACTGTGTGCAAGTTATCTGAGCTTCTATTCAAACAAGTTTTAAGCAACTAA
- a CDS encoding flagellar protein FlaG, which produces MNDVKLSSLDLATRAGSSASSPQQEPQQAATVSDKSNGSVNTISAENVNKVGGEQSQEQKDKQLEGAVTKLNDYIQNVQRDLEFQTDDSSGKTVITVVDRQTSEVVRQIPDDVALRLAQDLQQDEPLSLFNIKV; this is translated from the coding sequence ATGAATGACGTTAAGTTAAGTAGTTTGGATCTGGCCACCAGGGCTGGGTCGTCTGCGTCTTCACCTCAGCAGGAACCCCAGCAGGCAGCCACGGTATCCGATAAGTCGAATGGTTCTGTTAACACCATATCAGCCGAGAATGTTAATAAGGTGGGTGGTGAACAGAGTCAGGAGCAAAAGGATAAACAGTTAGAGGGAGCGGTGACCAAGCTGAATGACTATATTCAGAATGTGCAACGAGACCTTGAATTTCAGACGGACGATTCATCTGGAAAAACTGTGATAACCGTTGTTGATCGTCAGACTTCAGAAGTAGTCAGACAAATACCTGATGATGTGGCATTGAGGTTGGCGCAGGACTTGCAACAGGATGAGCCACTAAGTTTATTTAACATTAAGGTGTAA
- a CDS encoding class I SAM-dependent methyltransferase, with protein sequence MDGILDSHVGAYEGTNLYDFDNNIQLNWYPKRVIQHTAGAKSMLELGLGHGFSTNLFSNHFERYVVVEASKAVINNFNMLFPASNVNIMEAYFESFQTDEKFDVVILGFVLEHVDNPVEIMAKYKEFLAPGGRIFLAVPNSEVLNRRLGFEAGILSDMEELSEHDYLCGHKRYYSVKTLTEDVERAGCMVERMEGIYLKPLTTSQMISLNLDQKIIDALCTVGIEYPELCCGILAEIKSCN encoded by the coding sequence ATGGATGGCATTTTAGATTCACATGTTGGCGCATATGAAGGTACGAATTTGTATGATTTTGATAACAATATACAGCTCAATTGGTACCCAAAGAGAGTGATCCAGCATACAGCAGGTGCGAAGTCGATGTTGGAACTTGGGCTGGGGCACGGTTTTAGCACGAATTTATTTTCTAATCACTTTGAACGATATGTTGTTGTCGAGGCTTCAAAGGCCGTAATAAATAATTTTAATATGCTGTTTCCTGCGAGTAATGTAAACATTATGGAGGCGTATTTTGAGAGTTTTCAGACTGATGAAAAGTTTGATGTGGTTATTTTAGGCTTCGTTCTTGAGCATGTAGATAACCCTGTTGAAATAATGGCCAAATATAAGGAGTTTCTGGCACCCGGTGGAAGAATATTTTTGGCTGTACCGAACTCTGAAGTACTAAATAGGAGGTTAGGGTTTGAAGCTGGCATTTTGTCTGATATGGAGGAGTTGTCAGAACATGATTACTTGTGCGGGCACAAACGTTATTACTCAGTCAAAACACTGACTGAAGATGTAGAGCGTGCCGGTTGCATGGTAGAAAGAATGGAGGGCATCTATCTGAAGCCATTGACTACTTCACAAATGATTTCTCTAAATCTCGACCAGAAAATTATTGATGCATTATGCACGGTTGGGATTGAATACCCTGAGCTGTGCTGTGGAATCCTGGCTGAGATTAAGAGCTGTAATTAG
- a CDS encoding class I SAM-dependent methyltransferase has protein sequence MSRNFNNEFKDTNHSKYAYSFDYDVLHPFIIRSFEPFFKEGKLLELGCFQGMFTKRLLQYFSDITCVEASDAAIAVARNNVEGNITFVNSTFEKVKLPGQYNNIVMTHVLEHLDDPILVLKRINDEWLAEGGRLFLVCPNANAPSRQIAVKMGLISHNASVTPQEREHGHRVTYSLDTLERDATAAGLNVVYRSGIFFKALANFQWDKLLATDIISKEYLEGCYQLGQQYPDLCSSIFLMCEKGR, from the coding sequence ATGAGTAGAAATTTTAATAACGAGTTTAAAGATACCAATCACAGCAAATATGCGTACAGCTTCGATTACGACGTTCTACACCCATTCATAATCAGATCATTTGAACCTTTTTTTAAAGAAGGAAAATTACTTGAGCTGGGTTGTTTTCAAGGTATGTTCACCAAACGACTCCTCCAATATTTCAGCGACATTACCTGCGTAGAAGCGTCAGATGCCGCCATTGCCGTAGCGCGAAACAACGTAGAAGGCAATATCACGTTCGTTAATTCAACATTTGAAAAAGTAAAACTTCCAGGGCAGTACAATAACATTGTGATGACTCATGTATTGGAACATTTGGACGACCCTATTTTAGTTCTTAAGCGAATAAATGATGAATGGCTAGCCGAGGGCGGTCGACTCTTTCTTGTTTGTCCTAACGCGAATGCGCCCTCACGCCAAATAGCCGTTAAAATGGGACTAATAAGTCATAACGCCTCTGTAACTCCTCAAGAACGCGAACATGGGCATAGAGTTACATATAGCCTCGATACGCTTGAAAGAGATGCAACCGCCGCAGGTTTAAATGTCGTATATCGGTCAGGTATATTCTTTAAGGCTCTGGCAAATTTTCAATGGGACAAGCTTTTAGCCACGGACATTATTTCTAAAGAATATCTGGAAGGCTGCTATCAGTTGGGCCAGCAATATCCAGACCTATGCTCGAGTATATTTTTGATGTGTGAAAAAGGGCGTTAG